In a genomic window of Methanosarcina horonobensis HB-1 = JCM 15518:
- the hdrB gene encoding CoB--CoM heterodisulfide reductase subunit B has translation MTENITKNSTDNSKRNLSLFLGCIAPNRYPGIESATRKVMGRLGISIRELEGASCCPAPGVFQSFDKKTWLTLASRNLCLSEALNADLLTVCNGCYATLADTNRILKEDQEAKAGVNEKLSGIGKEFSGKIEVRHIVEYLFREVSPEKIRDTVTHPLDLRVAVHYGCHMIKPSHERKLGSAENPSFFDELVEATGARSIEYEDKTACCGAGGGARSAVQDVALRLTEKKLEHMQKADVDCIVDACPFCHLQFDQGQFELADRHGKEFGIPVLHYSQLLGLALGYSPEELGIHLNRIQNTEFYTKLGEIPENKFPGKKLGAGTDFGKGGVPT, from the coding sequence ATGACAGAAAACATTACGAAAAATAGTACAGATAATTCAAAACGTAACCTTTCTCTCTTTTTAGGTTGTATCGCCCCGAACCGCTATCCCGGTATTGAAAGTGCCACGCGGAAAGTAATGGGACGGCTTGGAATTTCCATCAGGGAACTTGAAGGGGCTTCCTGCTGTCCTGCTCCGGGAGTCTTCCAGTCCTTTGACAAAAAGACCTGGCTCACCCTTGCAAGCAGAAATCTCTGCCTTTCTGAAGCTCTAAATGCCGATCTTCTTACCGTGTGCAACGGCTGTTACGCCACGCTTGCTGATACCAACCGGATCCTCAAAGAAGACCAAGAGGCAAAAGCCGGGGTCAATGAAAAACTTTCGGGAATCGGAAAAGAGTTTTCCGGTAAGATTGAGGTCAGGCACATAGTCGAATACCTCTTCAGAGAAGTCAGCCCCGAAAAAATCCGGGACACAGTTACGCACCCACTTGATCTCAGAGTTGCAGTGCACTACGGCTGTCACATGATAAAGCCGTCACATGAAAGAAAACTAGGAAGCGCGGAAAACCCTTCTTTTTTTGACGAGCTGGTAGAAGCTACAGGCGCCCGCAGTATAGAATACGAGGACAAAACAGCCTGCTGCGGTGCAGGGGGAGGAGCCCGCTCAGCCGTACAGGATGTGGCTCTCAGGCTTACGGAGAAAAAGCTCGAACACATGCAGAAAGCAGATGTGGACTGCATCGTGGACGCCTGTCCTTTCTGCCACCTTCAGTTCGATCAGGGACAGTTTGAGCTTGCAGACCGCCATGGCAAAGAGTTCGGCATTCCGGTGCTACATTATTCTCAGCTCCTCGGGCTTGCTCTCGGGTACTCCCCTGAAGAACTGGGCATTCACTTGAACCGCATTCAGAATACCGAATTCTATACAAAACTCGGGGAGATACCCGAAAATAAATTTCCGGGTAAAAAACTCGGTGCAGGCACAGATTTTGGAAAGGGTGGAGTGCCCACATGA
- the hdrC gene encoding CoB--CoM heterodisulfide reductase subunit C has product MKHPIKTSESDPAFLEEITEEAGAEKILMCFNCKGCSTGCPVTDVVPQYNIKKLLRMSAMGLRDRVLNSEHLWYCTTCFRCQERCPEGVKTVDTMLKLRSIAVKNGVMLPAHKKIAEYVMRTGHGVPIDEQNRKKRKELELDELPGTVHSCPEAIEEVRQLIKACGFDRLIGFDQPSRA; this is encoded by the coding sequence ATGAAACACCCTATAAAAACCTCAGAATCCGATCCTGCTTTCTTAGAAGAAATAACAGAAGAAGCCGGAGCGGAAAAGATTCTGATGTGTTTTAACTGTAAGGGCTGCTCCACAGGCTGCCCGGTTACCGATGTTGTACCTCAGTATAACATAAAAAAACTTCTGCGCATGTCTGCAATGGGGCTGCGGGACCGCGTGCTCAACAGTGAGCACCTCTGGTACTGCACTACCTGCTTCAGGTGTCAAGAACGATGCCCAGAAGGAGTAAAAACCGTGGACACCATGCTTAAGCTTCGAAGTATTGCCGTAAAAAACGGCGTCATGCTTCCAGCTCATAAAAAAATCGCCGAGTACGTCATGCGTACCGGGCATGGTGTTCCGATTGATGAGCAGAACAGGAAAAAGCGCAAAGAGCTTGAACTGGACGAACTGCCCGGAACCGTACATTCCTGCCCGGAAGCCATTGAAGAAGTAAGGCAGCTCATTAAAGCCTGCGGGTTTGACAGGCTTATAGGGTTTGACCAGCCTTCTCGGGCCTGA
- a CDS encoding PAS domain-containing sensor histidine kinase, translating to MFISGPDTSDQKDEEKLRDGEELYRVLFENSNDAVLLTSPDGTIYAANPASCRIFGMTEKEIIWAGRSGIVDTSDSRLRLALEMAGTGKFKGELNFRRKDGTTFPGELSTVLFFDKNDQVKTVMTIRDITERKRTEETMRKSEERYRMLFTNMTDAFFLAEIIYDKGGTPRDYRFLEINPAYERYTGLKKEQLLGKTILEVFPDISPMEMKEYEKVALSGIPTHYEVKSGEINNRYLDVYAFSPENRKLALIFKDITKSRQAREEPGKTHDNLEEKIIERTAELEKAYSYLKESEESLAEAQQMAHIGNWNWDIVNNKLLWSDELYRIFGLKPKEFEVTYNLFLTYAHSNDRDYVDNAVKKALNGKPFDINYRIILADGSERAVRAKAEVIFDENNTPVRMRGTVQDVTDLKQMEKALRESEEKYRNIVETANEGIFLMDAEFKLTYANKRTAELMRYTHEEIIGRPVMDFICEESKPAAERNLEKRRYGISEIYELKLMCKDGSPFWAFISAKPLFNKDGDFKGSLCMFTDVTKRKEAETKLKETLDNLENLVKVRTKELEIAFNSLKESERGLAEAQQMAHIGNWNWDIVNNNLFWSDELYRIFGLKPEEFEMTYDLFLTYVHPDDRDYVNSAFKKVLNEETFNINYRIILADGSERTVHAKTEVIFDGSNVPIRMRGTVQDVTERKIAEEKLRESEEKYRNIVETANEGIFLMDAEFKITYANRRTIELMGYTHEETIGSPVMDFICEESRPIAERSLEKRRCGIGESYELKLMCKDGSPFWALINAKPFFNKDGNFAGSLCMYTDITKRKEAEEALANIENARKKEIHHRIKNNLQVISSLLDLQAEKFKDREDIKDSEVLEAFRESQDRVISMALIHEELHRNEGLEKLNFSQYINELADNLFLTYRLGNDGTRFSKDIEENIFFDMDTSVPLGIIINELISNSLKYAFQGRYHGEIRVKLHGEEDREYEIEDREIEDRNSTAYVLSVSDNGIGIPKELDIGNPESLGLQLVTSLVEQLNGELELERNNGTEFIIRFTVTEKNNQASTPAQ from the coding sequence ATGTTTATCTCTGGACCCGATACAAGTGACCAGAAAGACGAGGAAAAGCTTCGGGATGGCGAGGAACTGTACAGGGTGCTCTTCGAGAACAGCAATGATGCCGTTCTTCTCACATCACCTGACGGAACAATTTATGCAGCTAATCCAGCCTCCTGCCGAATTTTCGGGATGACCGAAAAGGAAATCATATGGGCCGGAAGATCCGGAATTGTAGACACATCCGACTCAAGACTCAGGCTTGCCCTTGAAATGGCCGGGACCGGCAAGTTCAAAGGGGAACTTAATTTCAGGAGGAAAGATGGTACTACCTTCCCTGGAGAGTTATCAACCGTGCTTTTTTTCGATAAGAATGATCAGGTGAAAACGGTCATGACTATCAGGGACATTACAGAGAGGAAGCGGACTGAAGAGACGATGCGGAAAAGTGAAGAGCGTTACCGAATGCTATTCACAAATATGACCGATGCTTTTTTCCTTGCGGAAATAATTTATGATAAAGGTGGTACGCCCCGAGACTATCGTTTCCTTGAGATAAATCCTGCTTATGAACGTTATACAGGCTTAAAGAAGGAACAATTGTTAGGTAAGACAATACTTGAAGTGTTTCCTGATATCAGTCCCATGGAGATGAAGGAATATGAAAAAGTGGCACTCTCCGGCATACCGACTCATTATGAAGTCAAGAGTGGAGAGATTAACAACAGGTATCTTGATGTTTATGCGTTTAGCCCTGAAAATAGAAAGCTCGCGTTGATTTTCAAAGATATTACTAAAAGCAGGCAGGCGAGAGAAGAGCCTGGAAAGACGCACGACAATTTAGAAGAAAAAATTATAGAACGAACGGCAGAGCTTGAGAAGGCTTACAGTTATTTGAAAGAAAGTGAAGAAAGTCTTGCTGAAGCCCAACAAATGGCTCATATTGGAAATTGGAACTGGGACATTGTAAATAATAAATTACTCTGGTCTGATGAGTTATATCGTATTTTCGGGCTTAAGCCTAAAGAATTTGAAGTGACTTATAATTTATTTTTAACTTATGCACACTCAAATGATCGGGACTATGTAGATAATGCCGTTAAAAAAGCTTTAAACGGAAAACCTTTTGACATTAATTACAGAATCATCCTGGCTGACGGGTCTGAGCGTGCAGTCCGCGCAAAAGCTGAAGTTATTTTTGATGAGAATAACACACCTGTTCGGATGAGAGGAACAGTTCAGGATGTTACCGACCTAAAACAGATGGAGAAGGCATTGCGTGAAAGTGAGGAGAAGTATCGCAACATCGTAGAGACAGCAAATGAAGGCATATTCCTGATGGATGCTGAGTTCAAGCTCACTTATGCAAATAAGAGAACTGCGGAGCTAATGAGGTACACCCATGAAGAAATTATAGGTAGACCGGTAATGGACTTTATTTGTGAAGAAAGCAAGCCTGCAGCCGAAAGAAATCTGGAAAAAAGGCGCTATGGTATCAGTGAGATCTATGAATTGAAGTTAATGTGTAAGGACGGCTCACCCTTCTGGGCATTTATAAGCGCTAAACCGTTATTTAATAAAGATGGTGATTTCAAAGGCTCTCTGTGCATGTTCACTGATGTCACCAAACGTAAAGAAGCTGAGACAAAGCTTAAGGAAACTCTTGACAATCTGGAAAACTTAGTAAAAGTACGTACCAAAGAGCTTGAAATAGCTTTCAATTCATTGAAAGAAAGTGAAAGAGGGCTTGCTGAAGCTCAACAAATGGCTCATATTGGAAATTGGAACTGGGACATTGTAAATAATAACCTGTTCTGGTCTGATGAGTTATACCGTATTTTTGGACTTAAGCCTGAAGAATTTGAAATGACATATGACCTGTTTTTAACTTATGTGCACCCAGATGACCGGGACTATGTAAACAGTGCTTTTAAAAAAGTCTTAAATGAGGAAACCTTTAACATTAATTATAGAATCATCCTGGCTGACGGGTCTGAGCGAACAGTCCACGCAAAAACTGAAGTTATTTTTGATGGAAGTAATGTTCCTATTCGAATGAGGGGAACAGTTCAGGACGTTACTGAACGTAAAATAGCAGAAGAAAAACTCCGCGAAAGTGAAGAAAAGTACCGCAACATAGTAGAAACAGCAAATGAAGGCATATTCTTGATGGATGCCGAATTCAAGATTACTTATGCTAATAGAAGAACTATAGAGCTAATGGGGTACACCCATGAAGAAACTATCGGCAGCCCGGTAATGGATTTTATTTGTGAAGAAAGCAGGCCTATTGCCGAAAGAAGTTTGGAAAAGAGGCGCTGTGGTATCGGTGAGAGCTACGAATTGAAATTAATGTGTAAGGACGGCTCACCCTTCTGGGCACTTATAAACGCTAAACCATTCTTTAATAAAGACGGTAATTTCGCAGGCTCACTGTGCATGTACACTGATATCACCAAGCGAAAAGAAGCTGAAGAAGCTCTGGCAAACATTGAGAATGCCCGTAAAAAGGAAATTCATCATCGCATTAAGAATAATCTGCAAGTGATCTCATCCCTTCTGGATTTACAGGCTGAAAAGTTCAAGGACAGAGAAGATATTAAAGACTCGGAAGTTCTTGAAGCTTTCAGGGAAAGTCAGGACCGTGTGATCTCAATGGCCCTCATTCATGAAGAGCTGCATAGAAACGAAGGGCTTGAGAAACTTAACTTTTCACAGTATATTAATGAACTTGCTGATAATCTCTTCCTCACCTACAGGCTTGGAAATGACGGCACCAGGTTTAGTAAGGATATAGAAGAAAACATTTTCTTCGACATGGATACCTCAGTCCCATTAGGCATTATCATCAATGAGCTTATCTCAAACTCTCTAAAATATGCATTTCAAGGAAGATACCACGGAGAAATTAGAGTTAAACTGCATGGAGAAGAAGACAGAGAATACGAGATAGAAGACCGTGAGATAGAAGACCGTAATAGTACCGCTTATGTTCTTTCTGTCTCAGACAACGGCATTGGCATTCCCAAAGAACTTGACATTGGAAATCCCGAAAGTCTGGGACTTCAGCTTGTAACTTCTCTTGTTGAACAATTGAACGGAGAACTTGAGCTGGAAAGGAATAATGGGACAGAGTTCATTATAAGGTTCACAGTAACAGAAAAGAATAATCAGGCATCAACTCCAGCTCAATAA
- a CDS encoding NosD domain-containing protein: MGKLYKKNKLQFITIAFFIILVMNGTATASPSTIYVDAEGGEDYTTIQGAINSAYPGDTIIVYPGIYTESVNVYKANLQILSYSGNPEDTVVENLGSGYNFAISANNVTISGFNITGTNSTGIYMSGISGANITNNKLSEVDRGVYLDSSSNCTLDDNTVSNTYDYGIFLDESVSCTLTDNEVSNVDGNGIYLWYSSDCTLTGNIVSDAYDGIYLDSSSNCTLDDNTVSNTYDYGIFLDESVSCTLIDNEVSNIDGDGIYLYYSGSCTLTGNIISDAYDGIYLDSSDNCTLTGNIISDAYDGIYLDLSDSCTLAYNTVSSTYDEGFFLGNSDNCSLTSNTVSNANYGIDLYDSRECILRNNTVSSGIYGISLCEVQNCTFTDNNMSGNWYNFNYDIYDFYDFDNVSGNVIDTSNLVDGKVVYFLENEPDPSIGINAGVIYCINCGEVEIKDFVLQNNSYAIFLYNTSSKMQNNTINNTEFGISVFSSQDVELSDSRVNNSWAGIVFEEDLNINLTGNTVRNSTYGIVTYYSENCTLTGNSVLDSMDYYGFIASGNSKLVKSEESTPVHENTFINSNLIQAVMPRSYGIYSVYCQNLRIENNLIDQIAYRGVYLEDCQNARLVSNSVRNIESVGIYLVSSSGVDLLGNTVHNVTGTLLVYDAGVKESMVSTPVNSSLVQVSNRFSGVGILSEYSQDLRLENNDVSQMDVGILLGVCQNIELVSNSVSDAEYMGICAVESSGVDILDNVVHNVTGGYILPAAGYLPLVSSPLVSDSVDLLGYGICLGYLEDLRLEGNTVKDSYQVWGVYLYEPVNATLESNVLQNCKGGLVTVLSENLSVSDCSVINCTSGGVLVINPEEGTGNGYTVSSCTVDGSDIGLLVTGEGTLRGNTLSGNSYGLVLYDVNNSLIYGNTMTENSLAGLAIDLEDSEFMSHIGLVRSMESPESGNNTIYNNYFKNINNTLINSEANNTWNISKTSGESIVGGPYLGGNYWANPNGTGFSQNCIDADKDGIADSSYEIVNGTFDYLPLKIIPTPHKSSANYIPSSGNSGVTGVDSAQKRVAAGTPTSFNFNNPVSGILGLSFTSQQYSGNVIVRIEVLGEGASGEAPDGEVYRLMNILVGNERFESGNNVNGASINFRISKSWIEENNIDVSTIAMNRFHDEEWNELPTEMTGEDEEYYYFTAETPGFSRYAITGDKLGTQTITPAEEEENGTITGDKQTNEDKSTPGFESAFAVLGILASVFFAKKSIRK; this comes from the coding sequence ATGGGAAAACTATACAAAAAAAATAAGTTGCAATTTATCACGATTGCATTTTTTATCATTCTTGTTATGAATGGAACCGCAACCGCTTCACCTTCCACTATATATGTTGATGCAGAGGGTGGCGAAGACTATACAACTATCCAGGGAGCAATAAACAGTGCATATCCTGGTGACACCATCATTGTCTATCCAGGAATCTACACAGAAAGCGTGAATGTTTATAAAGCAAATCTGCAAATCCTTTCATATTCAGGAAATCCTGAGGATACAGTTGTAGAAAATCTGGGATCTGGATATAATTTCGCAATAAGTGCCAACAATGTAACTATCAGTGGATTCAATATTACCGGGACAAACTCTACAGGAATTTATATGAGTGGGATTTCAGGAGCTAACATCACCAACAATAAGCTTTCCGAAGTTGACCGTGGTGTTTACCTGGATTCATCCAGTAACTGTACCTTGGACGATAACACAGTTTCAAACACTTATGACTATGGTATATTTCTGGATGAGTCTGTGAGCTGTACTCTGACTGACAATGAAGTCTCAAACGTTGATGGTAACGGTATCTACTTGTGGTATTCCAGCGACTGTACTCTAACCGGTAACATAGTCTCAGATGCTTACGATGGCATTTACCTGGATTCATCCAGTAACTGTACCTTGGATGATAACACAGTTTCAAACACTTATGACTATGGTATATTTCTGGATGAGTCTGTAAGCTGTACTCTGATCGACAATGAAGTCTCAAACATTGATGGTGATGGCATCTACCTTTACTATTCAGGAAGCTGTACTCTTACCGGCAACATAATTTCAGATGCTTATGATGGTATTTACCTGGATTCATCCGATAACTGCACTCTTACCGGCAACATAATTTCAGATGCATATGATGGTATTTACCTGGATTTATCCGATAGCTGCACTCTTGCCTACAATACAGTTTCAAGCACTTATGATGAGGGTTTCTTCCTGGGTAACTCTGATAACTGTAGTCTGACCAGCAATACAGTTTCAAACGCTAATTATGGTATTGATCTGTATGATTCGAGGGAATGTATCCTTAGAAATAACACTGTAAGCTCAGGAATTTATGGGATCAGCCTTTGTGAAGTTCAAAACTGTACATTTACAGACAATAATATGTCAGGAAACTGGTACAATTTCAATTATGATATTTATGATTTCTACGATTTTGATAATGTAAGCGGGAATGTAATCGATACCAGCAATCTTGTTGACGGAAAAGTGGTTTATTTCCTTGAAAATGAACCAGATCCCTCTATTGGAATAAATGCCGGCGTTATTTACTGCATAAACTGCGGTGAAGTCGAAATTAAGGACTTTGTCCTGCAAAACAATTCTTATGCAATTTTCCTGTACAATACAAGCTCGAAAATGCAAAATAATACCATAAATAATACCGAATTTGGAATCTCGGTTTTCTCTTCCCAGGATGTCGAGCTCTCGGACAGCAGGGTAAATAATTCATGGGCCGGAATCGTGTTTGAAGAGGATCTGAACATAAATCTCACAGGCAACACAGTTAGAAACTCTACATATGGGATTGTCACCTATTACTCTGAAAATTGTACGCTTACGGGTAACTCTGTTCTGGATTCGATGGACTATTATGGATTTATTGCGTCCGGAAATTCAAAGCTTGTAAAAAGTGAAGAAAGTACTCCTGTACATGAAAATACTTTCATAAACTCTAACCTGATACAGGCCGTGATGCCCCGTAGTTATGGAATCTATTCTGTGTACTGCCAGAATCTCCGTATTGAGAACAATCTCATTGACCAGATAGCTTACAGAGGAGTTTATCTTGAAGATTGTCAGAATGCCAGGCTTGTGAGCAACTCGGTAAGGAATATCGAAAGTGTGGGAATTTATCTGGTTTCTTCTTCCGGTGTCGACCTTCTGGGCAATACAGTTCATAATGTAACAGGTACACTCTTAGTGTATGATGCAGGAGTAAAGGAAAGTATGGTAAGTACTCCAGTAAACTCGAGTCTTGTACAGGTCTCGAACAGATTCTCTGGAGTTGGGATCTTATCCGAGTACTCACAGGACCTCAGGCTTGAAAACAACGATGTTTCCCAGATGGATGTAGGAATTCTTCTTGGTGTGTGTCAGAATATCGAGCTTGTGAGCAATTCGGTAAGTGATGCAGAATATATGGGGATTTGTGCGGTTGAATCTTCCGGTGTAGACATTCTGGACAATGTAGTTCATAATGTAACAGGTGGGTATATACTACCTGCAGCTGGATATCTACCCCTTGTCAGTTCCCCCCTTGTCAGCGATAGTGTAGATCTCTTGGGATATGGAATATGTTTAGGCTATTTAGAGGATCTCAGGCTTGAGGGCAATACTGTTAAGGACTCTTATCAGGTTTGGGGCGTTTATCTTTATGAACCTGTGAATGCAACTCTTGAAAGCAACGTTCTTCAAAACTGCAAAGGTGGACTTGTTACCGTCCTGAGTGAGAACCTCAGCGTAAGTGACTGTTCCGTAATTAACTGTACTTCCGGAGGAGTCCTTGTCATTAATCCAGAGGAAGGAACAGGAAACGGATATACTGTCTCAAGCTGTACTGTAGACGGAAGTGATATTGGACTGCTGGTAACAGGAGAAGGTACCCTTAGAGGGAACACTTTATCCGGAAATTCTTACGGACTTGTGCTCTATGACGTGAACAACAGTCTTATCTATGGCAACACAATGACTGAGAACAGCCTTGCAGGACTTGCCATTGATCTCGAGGATTCCGAATTTATGTCACACATCGGGCTTGTAAGGAGCATGGAAAGCCCCGAAAGTGGCAATAATACTATTTACAACAACTACTTCAAAAACATAAATAACACCCTTATTAACAGCGAGGCAAATAACACCTGGAACATTAGTAAAACCTCAGGAGAAAGCATAGTTGGCGGTCCTTATCTTGGAGGGAATTACTGGGCAAATCCCAATGGGACGGGCTTTTCCCAAAACTGCATTGACGCTGACAAAGACGGAATTGCAGATTCCTCCTATGAAATTGTGAATGGAACCTTTGACTATCTGCCCCTTAAGATTATTCCAACACCACACAAAAGCTCTGCCAATTACATTCCTTCGAGTGGAAATTCCGGAGTCACAGGTGTTGACAGCGCACAGAAGAGGGTTGCTGCAGGAACTCCGACAAGCTTCAACTTCAATAATCCTGTTTCCGGTATACTGGGACTCAGTTTCACTTCCCAGCAGTACTCCGGAAATGTCATTGTAAGGATAGAGGTGCTCGGAGAAGGAGCTTCCGGAGAAGCCCCTGATGGAGAAGTCTATCGGTTGATGAACATCCTTGTCGGAAACGAGAGGTTCGAAAGTGGAAACAACGTCAACGGAGCATCCATTAACTTCAGGATCTCAAAGAGCTGGATAGAAGAAAATAACATTGATGTCTCAACCATAGCAATGAACAGGTTCCATGATGAAGAGTGGAATGAGCTTCCAACAGAAATGACCGGTGAAGATGAAGAATACTACTATTTCACGGCAGAAACTCCGGGATTCTCCCGCTATGCAATTACAGGAGACAAACTGGGTACTCAAACAATTACTCCTGCTGAAGAGGAAGAAAACGGGACAATCACTGGGGATAAACAAACAAATGAAGATAAGAGTACACCCGGATTCGAAAGTGCCTTTGCGGTCCTCGGAATCCTTGCTTCGGTATTCTTTGCAAAGAAGAGCATCAGGAAATAA